In the genome of Streptomyces sp. 846.5, the window CTGACGCACCGTCAGTACGGGAGTTGCGGAGGCGAAGGGCGGGGTCGTGGTCGGGAGAAGTGGCGGGAGGCTGGCGGCGGGGGTGTCCGTGCTCGCTGTCGCGGGAGTGGGGGTTCTGGCCGGGTCCGTCGGCGGGGCGCATGCGGCGGGGGCGGCGCTGGTGGCGGTGCCGTACCACTGCACGACGCCGATCGGGGAGAAGGACGCGGTGTCCAAGGTCGCGGTGACGGCCGTGCCCAGCGGCAGCGGCGGCGCCTATGCCGTGACCATGGACTTCACCAACGGCGTCTCCTCCAGCCCGGTCGACCTCGGCCCGGGGGCGATGCAGCCGAGCGCGGTGCTGGACCTCGGGGGCGCCGACGCTGGGACGGTGAAGGTGTCGGGGCCCGCCAACGCCACCAGGGTCCCGGCCAACACGCCGATCGCCATCGGGAGCATGACCGGCAGCTACCGCCCGAGTAGCAAGGCCACGACCGGGACGGTGACCTTCACCCCTGGGGTGCTCACCGTGATCTCCTACACGCTCACGACGACCTGCACGCCGACCGGCGCCACGCCCGTCGGTCTCAGCCTGCCGATCACCGTCGCCGCCGCAGGCTCATCCGCCGCTACCTCCGCTCCCGCGGTCTCGAACCTCGCGCAGACCGGCGCCGACAGCTACCCCGTCGCCGTCGGCCTGTTCGGCGGGACGGTTCTGCTGGGCGGTCTGGGTGGGGTGCTGATTCTGACCCGGCGGCCCCGGTCGGCCGGGCGGATGCCTTGACTTCTAAATCTGACGGGTCGTCAATGATGGGCACCGCCAAGGCGGTGAGCACAGAAACGACACACATGCAGGAGGCCGGCCGCCCCCGTCGACGGCAAGGGAGACAGGGGGCGGTCGGCCCGCACGGCACCGTGGCGCCGATCGAAGAATAGTCCTGGTGCACCTCACCCGGGCAGATCGGCTCCGGTGGCCGTGACGGCTGTCACGCAGCGGGCGTGGCGATAGCCGCCGCCTTCACCGAAAGGGGCACCACGATCGTGTTCCACAGTTCGCACAGACATACGCCGCGGCGCAGACGCCGCGGGCTCCAGGCAGGATTCATCGCGCTGGCCCTGGCGGCGCCGCTGGCGTTCGCCGGCCAGGCGCAGGCGGACACCGCCGGCACGCCGGTGTCGTACGCGACCACCTGCACACCCCCGGCGAGCCTCGGTCTGTCGCCGATCCACGGCACCACCACCTCGGAGATCACCGTCTCCAACGCCACTCCCAAGGTCGGCGACACCGTCACCGTCACCTATGACGTGACGACGCCCGCCGCGGGCAACCCGACGGCGACAGCGCTCCCCGCCAACGTGGTCCTGCCCACCGGCACGGTCACCCTCGGCGGCGCGCAGAGCGGGACGGTCGCCGTCACCGGAACCCGTAGCAACCCTCCGGTGGCCGGCAACGCGGCCTTCCCCGGCTTCACCATGACCGGGACCTTCGTGGTCTCCGCGGCCGGGGCGATCACGCTGACACCGAGCAACTACAACATCAACTCCAACTACATCATCACCATCGACATCCCCTGCACCATCGACACCCCGCCGGCCGGCGTCTCCAACACCATCACCGCCAGCCCGGCGACCTCGGCCAACAACCGGGTCGTGACCGACAACCCCAGCTCCGGCGCGCCCGGCGCGAAGACCACGGTCAGCGGCACCGGCTTCACCGCAGGCGCCTCCGTCACCGTGGCGGGCTTCGCCGGGACCACGGCGACGGGTGACGCCACCACCGCCATGGCGGACAGCACCGGCGCGTTCAGCGTCCAGCTGACCGTCAACGCGGCGGCGACCACGGGCATCATCGCCTTCGAGGGGACGGCCTACAGCGCTGCCACGGCGGCGCCGCCGGTCGCGTACACGGTCATTCCGGTCACCCCGCCCGGCGGTGCGTCGCAGACGCTGAACAGCTCGGTCAAGAGCGGAACGCTGAGCATGACCCAGGCCGGTGACACCGTCACGATGACCCCGGTCGACTTCGGCACCGGAGGCAGCTCCACCGGATCGCTCAACGCCGTCACGGTCAAGGACTACCGCGGCGGTGCCAGCGGCTGGTCGCTGACCGCCAGCAACACCAACTTCGTCGGCCCCTCCGGAAGCACCCTGCCGGCGGCCAACCTCAGCTGGACGCCTGCCTGCAGCACCACCTCCGGCAGCCCCAGCACCTGCGCCGCCGGTTCGGCGGGCACCGTCGGCACGGCCGGGGCGACCCTGGCGAGCACCCCCGCGGCGACACTGACCGGTGGTCAGTTCAGCGCCACGGCGGACCTCTCGCTGAACGTCCCGGCGTTCACCGCGCCCGGCACCTACAGCTCGACGCTCACGCTGACCCTGGCCTGAGCCCCACCCCGACCCCGCACCATTGGAGGACCGCCGATGTACCACCGTCGACCGCTGACACCCCGTCTGCTCAGGGTGCTGCTGGCCGCGCTGCTGGCCGTCGGCGGCCTCCTCCTCGGTGCGGGGCCGGCCCCGGCCGCGGCCCCCGCCGCAGCCCCCGCCGCAGCCCCCGCGATCGCCCCCGCCGCCGACAACGGGAGCTGGGCGGTCTACCCGGTCCCGGCCTCCAAGGCCAGGAACGCGCTTCCGGACCGGGAGTACTTCTATCTGGAGGCGGCGCCCGGGGCGACCGTCAGCGACACCGTCTCCGTCTTCAACACCTCCAGCCGGCCGATCACCTTCCAGCTCTACGGCGCCGACGCCTACAACACCCCGCGCGACGGCGGGTTCGCGCTGCGCGCGGCCGACCAGCCGCAGCTCGGCGTGGGCGCCTGGACGCAGCTCAAGGCCAACAAACTGACCGTCCCCGCGCACCACCGTGCCGACATCCCGTTCACCATCGCGGTGCCCAAGGGCGCCGAGCCCGGGGACCATCCCGGCGCGATCGTCGCCCTCGACACCGCCACCGTGGGGACCAGCAGCAACGGCAAGGTCGCCGTCGGCATCCAGCGCGCCGTCGGCGCCCGGGTCTATCTGCGGGTGTCCGGCCCGGCCGTGCCGGCGGTGACGCTGCAGAACGTCTCGGTGAGCCGCAGGGCTCCGCTGATCCCCGGGCTCGGATCGTCCTCGGCCACCGTCCGCTACACCCTGGTGAACCGGGGCAACACCACCGTGCACCCCACGCTGGCGCTCAGGGCCAGCGGCTGGTTCGGCGGCACCGTCCTCAACGCGGCCCCCAAGGACCTCGGCATCGACCTGCTGCCGGGCCAGTCCGTCACCCTCAGCGTCCCCTGGCCGCATCCGCCGCAGTTCGACCACGTCAGCCTGAAGCTGTCGATCGCCGGTACGGACATCTCGGCGACCGCAGGGACGAGCTTCTTCGCCGTCCCCTGGTTCCTCGTCGGACTGGTCCTGGTGCT includes:
- a CDS encoding peptidase; the encoded protein is MSVLAVAGVGVLAGSVGGAHAAGAALVAVPYHCTTPIGEKDAVSKVAVTAVPSGSGGAYAVTMDFTNGVSSSPVDLGPGAMQPSAVLDLGGADAGTVKVSGPANATRVPANTPIAIGSMTGSYRPSSKATTGTVTFTPGVLTVISYTLTTTCTPTGATPVGLSLPITVAAAGSSAATSAPAVSNLAQTGADSYPVAVGLFGGTVLLGGLGGVLILTRRPRSAGRMP
- a CDS encoding WxL domain-containing protein, with product MAIAAAFTERGTTIVFHSSHRHTPRRRRRGLQAGFIALALAAPLAFAGQAQADTAGTPVSYATTCTPPASLGLSPIHGTTTSEITVSNATPKVGDTVTVTYDVTTPAAGNPTATALPANVVLPTGTVTLGGAQSGTVAVTGTRSNPPVAGNAAFPGFTMTGTFVVSAAGAITLTPSNYNINSNYIITIDIPCTIDTPPAGVSNTITASPATSANNRVVTDNPSSGAPGAKTTVSGTGFTAGASVTVAGFAGTTATGDATTAMADSTGAFSVQLTVNAAATTGIIAFEGTAYSAATAAPPVAYTVIPVTPPGGASQTLNSSVKSGTLSMTQAGDTVTMTPVDFGTGGSSTGSLNAVTVKDYRGGASGWSLTASNTNFVGPSGSTLPAANLSWTPACSTTSGSPSTCAAGSAGTVGTAGATLASTPAATLTGGQFSATADLSLNVPAFTAPGTYSSTLTLTLA
- a CDS encoding DUF916 domain-containing protein; the encoded protein is MYHRRPLTPRLLRVLLAALLAVGGLLLGAGPAPAAAPAAAPAAAPAIAPAADNGSWAVYPVPASKARNALPDREYFYLEAAPGATVSDTVSVFNTSSRPITFQLYGADAYNTPRDGGFALRAADQPQLGVGAWTQLKANKLTVPAHHRADIPFTIAVPKGAEPGDHPGAIVALDTATVGTSSNGKVAVGIQRAVGARVYLRVSGPAVPAVTLQNVSVSRRAPLIPGLGSSSATVRYTLVNRGNTTVHPTLALRASGWFGGTVLNAAPKDLGIDLLPGQSVTLSVPWPHPPQFDHVSLKLSIAGTDISATAGTSFFAVPWFLVGLVLVLIGLLIGARRLRSRRRRAQRGGGWSWRRGRVRVEAAA